From the Sphingomonas suaedae genome, one window contains:
- the mtnP gene encoding S-methyl-5'-thioadenosine phosphorylase codes for MSGWHIGIIGGSGLYDVAGIEDGAWVEVDSPWGEPSDAIFTGRLGDVGVSFLPRHGRGHRISPSGLNSRANVDCLKRLGVTDILSVSSVGGLTEERAPGTFTIVDQFIDRTKGRPSSFFGSGMVAHVSMADPVCPRLSAYVGEAAEAAGARVHRAGTCLVMEGPQFSTRAESHLYRSWGCHVIGMTAMPEAKLAREAELPFAMVGMVTDYDCWREEEAAVDVAQVIAQLSSNAATARAMVLNLLRALPAERAASPIDTCLDTALITAPHVRDPEVLARLDAVAGRVLRG; via the coding sequence ATGAGCGGTTGGCATATCGGGATCATCGGCGGGTCGGGGCTCTACGATGTCGCGGGGATCGAGGACGGCGCCTGGGTCGAGGTGGATTCGCCCTGGGGCGAGCCGTCGGACGCGATCTTCACCGGGCGGCTGGGCGATGTGGGGGTGTCGTTTCTGCCGCGCCACGGACGGGGCCACCGGATCAGCCCATCCGGACTGAACAGTCGCGCCAATGTGGATTGCCTAAAACGGCTGGGCGTTACCGATATCCTGTCGGTTTCGTCGGTCGGCGGGCTGACCGAGGAGCGCGCGCCCGGCACCTTCACGATCGTCGACCAGTTTATCGACCGTACCAAAGGCCGCCCGTCGAGCTTCTTCGGCAGCGGCATGGTCGCGCATGTCTCGATGGCCGATCCGGTCTGTCCCCGGCTATCGGCCTATGTCGGCGAGGCGGCGGAAGCTGCGGGCGCGCGGGTGCATCGCGCGGGGACCTGCCTGGTGATGGAAGGTCCGCAATTCTCGACGCGCGCGGAAAGCCATCTCTACCGCAGCTGGGGCTGTCACGTCATCGGCATGACCGCGATGCCGGAGGCCAAGCTGGCGCGGGAAGCCGAGCTGCCCTTTGCGATGGTCGGCATGGTCACCGACTATGATTGCTGGCGCGAAGAGGAAGCTGCCGTCGATGTCGCGCAGGTGATCGCGCAACTGTCGAGCAACGCGGCAACGGCGCGGGCGATGGTGCTGAACCTGCTTCGCGCGCTGCCCGCCGAGCGCGCGGCGTCGCCGATCGACACCTGCCTCGATACCGCGCTCATCACCGCGCCGCATGTCCGCGATCCGGAAGTGCTCGCAAGGCTCGATGCCGTCGCCGGGCGGGTGCTGCGGGGTTAG
- a CDS encoding Isoquinoline 1-oxidoreductase subunit, whose translation MSVQRYGLIALGLAAVALPVAVVASGQSAAPVGLKPVAAFATISDPAARSAAIFTEMGKVLTHPRCINCHPRTDSPLQGDDMRFHMPPVERGPKGEGVAGMECSTCHGPRNVTFADGKGSIPGHPLWHLAPASMAWEGKTLREICEQLKDRKRNGGKTLAQIHEHNASDTLVGWGWNPGPGRTPAPGTQAQFGALTKAWIDSGAKCPA comes from the coding sequence ATGAGCGTGCAACGCTATGGCCTGATCGCGCTCGGCCTGGCCGCCGTCGCGCTGCCCGTCGCCGTAGTAGCATCGGGCCAGTCGGCGGCGCCGGTCGGGCTGAAGCCGGTCGCGGCGTTCGCGACCATTTCGGACCCGGCGGCGCGGTCCGCAGCGATCTTTACCGAGATGGGCAAGGTGCTGACCCATCCGCGCTGCATCAACTGCCATCCGCGCACCGACAGCCCGTTGCAGGGGGACGACATGCGCTTCCACATGCCACCGGTCGAACGCGGACCGAAGGGCGAGGGCGTGGCGGGGATGGAATGCTCCACCTGTCACGGGCCGCGCAACGTGACCTTTGCCGATGGCAAGGGCAGCATTCCAGGCCATCCGCTGTGGCATCTCGCGCCTGCGTCGATGGCGTGGGAGGGCAAGACGCTGCGCGAGATTTGCGAACAGCTCAAGGACCGCAAGCGCAACGGCGGCAAGACGCTGGCGCAGATCCACGAGCATAATGCGAGCGATACGCTGGTCGGCTGGGGCTGGAACCCGGGGCCGGGCCGCACGCCTGCGCCGGGGACCCAGGCACAGTTCGGGGCGCTGACCAAGGCGTGGATCGACAGCGGAGCGAAATGCCCGGCCTGA
- a CDS encoding xanthine dehydrogenase family protein molybdopterin-binding subunit codes for MNAVANRRAFLTGGAALTIGFTLSVKGARATTTPLLMPNAFVRIHGDDGSVVVIAKHVEFGQGPATGVATIIADELDAAWDQVRVVFAPANDTLYKNLAFGTMGVGGSTAMRESWDQMRMAGAAARAMLVEAAAKRWGVEPGAITIAQGMVSAGSRKASFGELVEDAAKLPVPQKPVPKTPDRYVYIGKHVSKVDSKAKTDGSALFTQDVRLPGMVHAAVRRPPAFGATVKKVEDGAARAIPGVLDVKPIPSGVAVYARDTWTAQRGAAALEVDWDMAKAETRSSDQMLAEYSAAARTPGKQVEATGDAAAALARAAKAIDATYYFPFLAHAPMETMDYVIEKKGEGIAVHAGSQFQVGEMRAICGVAGVPFDKSALVQHYAGGSFGRRATPVMFDGTEAAACARAYGFAAPVKVVASRENDLTGGFYRPMTVHRVRAGIDASGAISGWDQVCAAKSIMKDTPFEAMGIRDGIDGNMIEGANDSNQYRIGDFRLGQHLMQGGVPVLWWRSVGHTHTAFVKETMIDELLELGGKDLVAGRMELLKHDRAKAVLAKVAAMAAFGKPAKKGRAKGIAVHESFDSFVAQVAEVSKGADGLPKVHKVWCAVDCGIAINPDIIRAQMEGGIGYGLGHALYAELTLGAGGVVQQSNFDSYRSLRIGEMPDVEVAILPSTEKPSGVGEPGVPPIAPAVANAWRKLTGKAVRRLPFAHGDNA; via the coding sequence ATGAACGCCGTCGCAAACCGCCGCGCGTTCCTGACGGGGGGTGCCGCGCTCACCATCGGGTTCACGCTGTCGGTCAAGGGTGCCCGCGCGACAACCACACCCTTGCTCATGCCCAACGCCTTTGTCCGGATTCATGGCGATGATGGTTCGGTCGTGGTCATCGCAAAACATGTCGAGTTCGGGCAAGGGCCGGCGACGGGCGTCGCGACGATCATCGCGGATGAACTGGACGCGGCCTGGGACCAGGTGCGCGTGGTGTTCGCCCCGGCCAATGACACGCTCTACAAGAACCTCGCCTTCGGCACGATGGGCGTCGGCGGATCGACCGCGATGCGCGAAAGCTGGGACCAGATGCGCATGGCCGGCGCGGCGGCGCGTGCGATGCTGGTCGAGGCGGCGGCAAAGCGCTGGGGCGTCGAGCCGGGCGCGATCACCATCGCGCAAGGCATGGTCAGCGCCGGTAGCCGCAAGGCGAGCTTTGGCGAACTGGTGGAGGATGCGGCGAAGCTGCCGGTGCCGCAAAAGCCGGTGCCCAAGACCCCGGACCGCTATGTCTATATCGGCAAGCATGTGTCGAAGGTCGACAGCAAGGCCAAGACCGACGGGTCGGCGCTGTTCACGCAGGACGTTCGCCTGCCCGGCATGGTTCATGCCGCCGTGCGCCGCCCGCCGGCATTCGGCGCGACGGTCAAGAAGGTCGAGGACGGCGCGGCACGCGCGATCCCCGGCGTGCTCGACGTCAAGCCGATCCCGAGCGGGGTGGCGGTCTATGCCCGCGACACCTGGACCGCGCAGCGCGGCGCTGCCGCCCTTGAGGTCGACTGGGATATGGCGAAGGCGGAAACGCGATCGTCGGACCAGATGCTCGCCGAATATAGCGCGGCGGCACGCACGCCGGGCAAACAGGTCGAAGCGACGGGCGATGCCGCTGCTGCGCTCGCCCGCGCCGCCAAGGCGATCGATGCGACCTATTATTTCCCGTTCCTCGCGCACGCCCCGATGGAAACGATGGACTATGTCATCGAAAAGAAGGGCGAGGGGATCGCGGTTCATGCCGGTAGCCAGTTCCAGGTCGGCGAGATGCGCGCCATCTGTGGCGTTGCCGGGGTTCCGTTCGATAAGAGCGCGCTGGTCCAGCATTATGCCGGGGGCAGCTTCGGTCGCCGTGCAACCCCGGTGATGTTCGACGGCACCGAAGCCGCAGCCTGCGCCCGCGCCTATGGCTTTGCCGCGCCGGTCAAGGTGGTGGCGAGCCGTGAGAATGATCTGACCGGCGGATTCTATCGCCCGATGACGGTGCATCGCGTGCGCGCAGGGATCGACGCCAGCGGCGCGATCAGCGGATGGGATCAGGTCTGCGCCGCCAAGTCGATCATGAAGGACACGCCGTTCGAGGCGATGGGCATTCGCGACGGCATCGACGGAAACATGATCGAGGGTGCGAACGACAGCAACCAGTACAGGATCGGCGATTTCCGGCTGGGCCAGCATCTGATGCAGGGCGGCGTGCCGGTGCTGTGGTGGCGGTCGGTGGGCCACACCCACACCGCCTTCGTCAAGGAAACGATGATCGACGAACTGCTCGAACTGGGCGGCAAGGATCTGGTCGCGGGGCGGATGGAACTGCTCAAGCACGACCGCGCCAAGGCGGTGCTGGCCAAGGTTGCGGCGATGGCGGCGTTCGGCAAGCCGGCGAAGAAGGGCCGGGCCAAAGGCATTGCGGTACATGAGAGCTTCGACAGCTTCGTCGCGCAGGTCGCCGAAGTGTCCAAGGGGGCGGACGGCCTGCCCAAGGTGCACAAGGTCTGGTGCGCGGTCGATTGCGGGATCGCGATCAACCCCGATATCATCCGCGCGCAGATGGAGGGCGGCATCGGCTATGGCCTGGGCCATGCGCTCTATGCCGAACTGACCCTGGGCGCGGGCGGCGTGGTGCAGCAGAGTAATTTCGACAGCTATCGATCGTTGCGCATCGGCGAGATGCCCGATGTCGAGGTGGCGATCTTGCCCTCGACCGAAAAGCCGAGCGGGGTGGGCGAACCGGGCGTGCCCCCGATCGCGCCTGCCGTCGCCAATGCCTGGCGCAAGCTGACCGGCAAGGCGGTCCGCCGCCTCCCCTTCGCGCATGGAGACAATGCATGA
- a CDS encoding (2Fe-2S)-binding protein has product MATTFDLNGKSATFDGDPETPLLWVLRDHLGLTGTKYGCGVAQCGACTVHLDGKNRRSCVTPVGMVAGKHVTTIEGASGKVADAVKAAWVQIDVPQCGFCQSGQVMSAIGLLTAKPKPTDADIDAAMAGNICRCATYVRIRQAIKDAAGVKGERA; this is encoded by the coding sequence ATGGCCACGACATTCGACCTCAACGGAAAATCCGCGACCTTCGATGGCGACCCTGAAACGCCCCTGCTGTGGGTTTTGCGCGACCATCTTGGGCTGACAGGCACCAAATATGGCTGCGGCGTTGCGCAATGCGGGGCGTGCACCGTACACCTCGATGGCAAGAACCGGCGGTCGTGCGTCACCCCGGTCGGCATGGTCGCGGGCAAGCACGTGACGACGATCGAGGGCGCGAGCGGAAAGGTCGCCGATGCGGTGAAGGCCGCCTGGGTCCAGATCGACGTGCCGCAATGCGGTTTCTGTCAGTCGGGGCAGGTGATGTCGGCGATCGGCCTGCTCACCGCCAAGCCCAAGCCGACCGACGCCGATATCGATGCGGCAATGGCGGGGAACATCTGCCGCTGCGCCACCTATGTCCGCATCCGGCAGGCGATCAAGGATGCTGCGGGTGTGAAGGGAGAGCGGGCATGA
- a CDS encoding glycoside hydrolase family 97 protein, translated as MRGLLALTALTLAGAAPAFAQDVAQGTAQRDGGISAVSPDGALRVTVTVDGDGRPHYAVTRKGQPLVQPSRLGFLLTDAPKLERNFAIDSHTVSSADTTWEQPWGEWQSVRDRHTELRVRLKETTALARVMDVVFRVFDDGFGFRYEFPGQDNLKTLNIADELTEFALASDGTAWWTPAGEWNRYEYLYNKTPVSAVTQAHTPVTMKLADGTHLAFHEAALVDFAGMWLRRVEGTRFRATLSPASGSARVTRDAPFTTPWRTVRVADTAPQLYMSQLELNLNEPNRLGDVSWFTPSKYVGVWWEMHLDKATWASGDKLGAKTANVKRYIDFAAKNGFRGVLVEGWNVGWDGGWFDNGDAFDFDKPVAQFDMAALSAYAKKKGVHLIGHHETAGGASQYEAQLDDAYRFAAANGIEVVKTGYVTDAGQVDRDWPDGKRTQEWHDGQFMARHHLKVVETAAKYRIAVNPHEPIKDTGLRRTYPNWVSREGARGQEYNAWGVPKNGPDHEANLFFTRMLAGPFDFTPGVLSLEGKNGEPIESTLAKQLAQYIVLYSPIQMAADLPENYAKYPGAFQFIKDVAVDWTDTRVLNGEVGEYVTVVRKAKGTGEWFLGAVTDGTARTTQVKLDFLEPGKRYEAQIYRDGEGADYRTDKRHAIVIERKAVTADDTLSIWMGPGGGAAVRFVAR; from the coding sequence ATGCGTGGATTATTGGCTCTGACAGCGTTGACGCTCGCAGGCGCGGCCCCGGCATTCGCGCAGGACGTGGCGCAGGGAACGGCACAGCGCGACGGCGGCATCTCCGCCGTCTCGCCCGACGGGGCGTTACGGGTCACCGTGACGGTGGATGGCGACGGGCGGCCGCATTATGCGGTGACGCGAAAGGGCCAGCCGCTGGTGCAGCCTTCGCGGCTCGGCTTCCTGCTGACCGACGCGCCGAAGCTGGAACGCAATTTCGCGATCGACAGTCACACGGTTTCGAGCGCCGACACGACATGGGAACAGCCCTGGGGCGAGTGGCAGAGCGTGCGCGACCGGCACACCGAACTGCGCGTGCGGCTCAAGGAGACTACCGCGCTGGCGCGGGTGATGGACGTCGTCTTCCGCGTCTTCGATGACGGGTTCGGCTTCCGCTATGAATTTCCGGGACAGGACAATCTCAAGACGCTCAACATCGCGGACGAACTGACCGAGTTCGCGCTGGCGAGCGACGGCACAGCCTGGTGGACCCCGGCGGGCGAATGGAACCGCTACGAATATCTCTACAACAAGACGCCGGTGAGTGCGGTGACTCAGGCGCATACGCCGGTGACGATGAAGCTGGCCGATGGCACCCATCTGGCGTTCCACGAAGCGGCTCTGGTCGATTTCGCCGGCATGTGGCTGCGCCGGGTCGAGGGGACACGGTTCCGTGCAACACTCTCGCCCGCATCGGGGTCGGCCCGGGTCACCCGCGACGCACCCTTTACCACGCCTTGGCGCACTGTCCGCGTCGCCGACACGGCGCCGCAGCTCTACATGTCGCAGCTTGAGCTGAACCTCAACGAACCCAACAGACTGGGCGATGTCAGCTGGTTCACGCCAAGCAAATATGTCGGCGTGTGGTGGGAGATGCATCTCGACAAGGCGACCTGGGCGAGCGGCGACAAGCTCGGTGCCAAGACCGCGAATGTGAAGCGCTATATCGATTTCGCGGCGAAGAACGGCTTCCGGGGTGTGCTGGTCGAGGGTTGGAATGTCGGCTGGGACGGTGGCTGGTTCGACAATGGCGACGCCTTTGATTTCGACAAGCCGGTCGCCCAGTTCGATATGGCGGCGCTGTCCGCCTATGCAAAGAAAAAGGGCGTTCACCTCATCGGCCATCACGAGACCGCCGGCGGCGCGAGTCAGTATGAGGCGCAGCTCGACGATGCCTATCGCTTTGCCGCGGCGAACGGGATCGAGGTGGTAAAGACCGGCTATGTCACCGATGCCGGACAGGTCGACCGCGACTGGCCGGACGGCAAGCGCACCCAGGAATGGCACGACGGCCAGTTCATGGCGCGCCATCATCTCAAGGTCGTAGAGACCGCAGCGAAGTACAGGATCGCAGTCAATCCGCACGAACCGATCAAGGATACGGGGCTGCGCCGCACCTATCCCAACTGGGTCAGCCGCGAGGGCGCGCGCGGCCAGGAGTATAACGCTTGGGGCGTTCCGAAGAACGGCCCGGACCATGAGGCCAACCTGTTCTTCACCCGGATGCTGGCCGGGCCGTTCGACTTCACGCCGGGGGTGCTGAGCCTTGAGGGCAAGAATGGCGAGCCGATCGAGTCGACGCTGGCAAAGCAGCTCGCGCAGTACATCGTCCTTTATTCGCCGATCCAGATGGCGGCCGACCTGCCCGAAAATTACGCGAAATATCCCGGTGCCTTTCAGTTCATCAAGGATGTCGCGGTCGACTGGACCGACACGCGCGTGCTGAACGGCGAGGTCGGCGAGTATGTCACCGTGGTACGCAAGGCGAAGGGGACGGGCGAGTGGTTCCTTGGCGCGGTGACCGACGGGACCGCGCGAACGACGCAGGTGAAACTCGACTTCCTTGAGCCGGGCAAGCGTTATGAGGCGCAAATTTATCGCGATGGCGAGGGGGCGGACTATCGCACCGACAAGCGCCACGCGATCGTGATCGAGAGGAAGGCGGTGACGGCCGACGACACATTGTCGATCTGGATGGGTCCGGGCGGCGGCGCCGCGGTGCGCTTCGTCGCGCGGTGA
- a CDS encoding alpha-amylase family glycosyl hydrolase, producing MTVTDADNDWWRGAVIYQIYPRSFADSNGDGIGDLPGVTAHLDHVAALGADAIWLSPFFTSPMRDFGYDIADYCGVDPIFGTLADFDALIARAHALGLKVIIDQVYSHTSDQHVWFQESRSSRDNARADWYVWADARADGTPPNNWQSVFGGPAWTWDARRGQYYMHNFLSAQPDLNLHNRAVQDAALAAAQFWLERGVDGFRVDAINFAMHDPQLRDNPPAPDDGRPRTRPFDFQQHLYNQSHPDIVRFLERHRALTDAHGGAFTVAEVGGPTPQAEMHAFTAGSTRLNSAYGFDFLYAPALTPALVKQAVETWPDAPGTGWPSWAFENHDAPRAVSRWVDPDHRDAFAAMKMLLLLCLRGNAILFQGEELGLTQVDIPFDQLQDPEAIANWPLTLSRDGVRTPMPWQADAPNLGFGEGKPWLPVGADHEAMAVDRQTRDNGSLLNLTRGLIAMRAASPALRQGAMQVIEAGDALLVFTRSHRGQRLMCAFNLGKETLAWHPAGPDRIRVLAAVNGAQPGTLPPYSGMVLETIG from the coding sequence ATGACAGTGACCGATGCCGACAATGACTGGTGGCGCGGCGCGGTGATCTACCAGATCTATCCGCGCAGCTTCGCCGATTCGAATGGCGACGGGATCGGCGACCTTCCCGGCGTGACCGCGCATCTCGATCATGTCGCGGCGCTTGGCGCCGATGCGATCTGGCTGTCGCCCTTCTTCACCTCGCCGATGCGCGACTTTGGCTATGACATTGCCGACTATTGCGGAGTCGATCCGATCTTCGGCACACTGGCCGATTTCGACGCGCTGATCGCCCGCGCCCATGCGCTGGGACTTAAGGTCATTATCGACCAGGTCTATTCGCATACCTCCGACCAGCATGTCTGGTTCCAGGAAAGCCGTTCCAGCCGCGACAATGCCAGGGCCGACTGGTATGTCTGGGCCGATGCCAGGGCAGACGGAACGCCGCCCAATAACTGGCAATCGGTGTTCGGCGGGCCGGCCTGGACCTGGGACGCGCGGCGCGGCCAATATTATATGCACAATTTCCTGAGCGCGCAGCCGGACCTCAATCTGCACAACCGTGCGGTACAGGACGCGGCGCTGGCAGCGGCGCAATTTTGGCTGGAGCGCGGCGTCGATGGCTTTCGCGTCGATGCGATCAACTTCGCGATGCATGATCCGCAATTGCGCGACAATCCGCCTGCGCCCGATGACGGTCGCCCCCGGACCCGGCCGTTCGATTTCCAGCAGCATCTCTACAATCAGAGCCATCCCGATATCGTCCGCTTCCTGGAACGCCACCGCGCGCTGACCGACGCGCATGGCGGCGCGTTCACCGTCGCCGAGGTGGGCGGCCCGACCCCTCAGGCTGAGATGCACGCCTTCACCGCAGGGAGTACGCGGCTCAACAGCGCCTATGGCTTCGACTTCCTCTACGCCCCCGCGCTGACCCCGGCGCTGGTCAAACAGGCGGTCGAGACCTGGCCAGACGCGCCGGGCACGGGCTGGCCAAGCTGGGCATTCGAGAATCACGACGCGCCGCGGGCGGTGTCGCGTTGGGTGGATCCTGACCATCGCGACGCCTTTGCGGCGATGAAGATGCTGCTGCTGCTGTGCCTGCGCGGCAATGCGATCCTGTTTCAGGGCGAGGAACTGGGGCTGACTCAGGTCGATATCCCGTTCGACCAATTGCAGGACCCCGAGGCGATCGCCAACTGGCCGCTGACGCTGAGCCGCGACGGCGTGCGCACGCCGATGCCGTGGCAGGCGGATGCGCCCAATCTGGGATTCGGCGAGGGGAAGCCGTGGCTCCCGGTCGGCGCGGACCATGAGGCGATGGCGGTGGATCGCCAGACGCGCGACAATGGCTCGCTGCTCAACCTGACGCGCGGGCTGATCGCGATGCGCGCGGCAAGTCCCGCCTTGCGGCAGGGCGCGATGCAGGTGATCGAGGCGGGCGACGCGTTGCTGGTCTTCACCCGCAGCCATCGCGGCCAGCGGCTGATGTGCGCGTTCAATCTGGGCAAGGAGACGCTGGCATGGCATCCAGCGGGTCCGGATCGCATCCGGGTGCTGGCGGCCGTCAACGGTGCGCAGCCGGGCACCCTGCCCCCCTATTCGGGGATGGTCCTCGAAACGATTGGATGA
- a CDS encoding alpha-amylase family glycosyl hydrolase, producing the protein MKLLPLILAIAIASPALSQTAPALRERTAEQEILYFMLPDRFENGDPTNDRGGIAGDRLTHGFDPTHKGFFHGGDLKGLIARLDYIQGLGATAIWLGPIYKNKPVQGGPGQESAGYHGYWITDFTRVDPHFGTNAEMKAFVDAAHARGIKVYLDIITNHTADVIQYRECPKSACEYRSRADYPYQRRGGVKGAAINPGFMGDSVQTAENFAKLTDPDYAYTPFVPEAEKAVKVPAWLNDPIFYHNRGNTTFRNESSTMGDFVGLDDLMTENPRVVQGFIDIYGGWIDQFGIDGFRIDTARHVNPEFWQVFAKAMQERAAAKGIPNFHIFGEVANEGDAGDLALHTRVHQLPSVLDFGFRAAVQATVAGTKGTDTLAALFDRDALYEGGAATALKLPTFISNHDHGRFSTDVRKAFPDADDAELLARVKLGHAMLMLLRGVPTVYSGDEQGFIGDGNDQDAREDMFASKVAVYNDNRLIGTAKTTAEANFDRDHPLYAEIAKLSAARRASPALSHGRQLTRNYDEVPGLFAVSRFDPQTGAEVVVAFNTSAKPITRQVEVGVGSTRFTSIIGSCAATPAAPGSLTVTLPAFGYIACAASGEGN; encoded by the coding sequence ATGAAGCTGCTCCCGCTGATCCTCGCCATCGCGATCGCCAGCCCCGCGCTGTCCCAGACCGCGCCCGCGCTGCGCGAACGGACGGCCGAGCAGGAAATACTCTATTTCATGCTCCCCGACCGGTTCGAAAATGGCGATCCGACGAACGATCGTGGCGGGATCGCGGGCGACCGGCTGACTCACGGATTCGACCCGACGCACAAGGGATTCTTCCATGGCGGCGACCTGAAGGGGCTGATCGCGCGGCTCGACTATATCCAGGGGCTGGGCGCGACCGCGATCTGGCTGGGGCCGATCTACAAGAACAAGCCGGTGCAGGGCGGTCCGGGGCAGGAGAGCGCGGGCTATCACGGCTATTGGATCACCGACTTCACCCGGGTGGATCCGCATTTCGGCACCAATGCCGAGATGAAGGCGTTCGTCGACGCGGCGCACGCGCGCGGGATCAAGGTCTATCTCGACATCATCACCAACCACACCGCCGATGTGATCCAGTATCGCGAATGCCCAAAGAGCGCCTGCGAATACCGCAGCCGCGCCGATTATCCGTATCAGCGTCGCGGCGGGGTCAAGGGCGCGGCGATCAATCCCGGCTTTATGGGCGATTCTGTCCAGACGGCGGAGAATTTCGCGAAACTGACCGACCCCGATTACGCTTACACCCCGTTCGTCCCCGAGGCGGAAAAAGCGGTGAAGGTGCCCGCCTGGCTCAACGATCCGATCTTCTACCATAATCGCGGCAACACGACCTTCCGCAACGAAAGCTCGACGATGGGCGATTTCGTCGGACTCGACGATCTGATGACCGAGAATCCGCGCGTGGTTCAGGGATTCATCGATATCTACGGCGGCTGGATCGACCAGTTCGGCATCGACGGGTTCCGCATCGATACCGCACGGCATGTGAACCCCGAATTCTGGCAGGTGTTCGCCAAGGCGATGCAGGAGCGCGCCGCGGCGAAGGGTATCCCGAACTTCCATATCTTCGGCGAGGTCGCGAATGAGGGCGATGCAGGCGACCTCGCGCTGCACACCCGCGTCCACCAGTTGCCCAGCGTGCTCGATTTCGGCTTCCGCGCTGCGGTGCAGGCGACGGTTGCTGGAACCAAGGGCACCGACACGCTTGCGGCGCTGTTTGATCGCGATGCGCTGTACGAGGGCGGGGCAGCGACCGCGCTCAAGCTGCCGACCTTCATCTCCAACCACGATCATGGTCGCTTCTCGACCGATGTGCGCAAGGCGTTTCCCGATGCGGACGATGCCGAGCTGCTGGCGCGTGTGAAGCTCGGTCATGCGATGCTGATGCTGCTGCGCGGCGTGCCGACCGTCTATTCGGGTGACGAACAGGGGTTCATCGGCGACGGCAACGACCAGGACGCGCGCGAGGACATGTTCGCGAGCAAGGTCGCAGTGTATAACGACAACAGGCTGATCGGCACGGCGAAGACGACCGCCGAGGCCAATTTCGACCGCGATCACCCGCTTTATGCCGAGATCGCGAAGCTGTCGGCGGCGCGCCGTGCGAGTCCTGCGCTGAGCCACGGGCGACAACTGACGCGCAATTATGACGAGGTCCCGGGGCTATTCGCGGTGTCGCGCTTCGATCCGCAGACCGGGGCGGAAGTCGTGGTCGCGTTCAACACCAGTGCCAAGCCGATCACCCGGCAGGTCGAGGTTGGCGTCGGATCGACCCGCTTCACATCCATCATCGGCAGTTGCGCCGCCACCCCCGCCGCGCCCGGAAGCCTGACCGTGACCTTGCCCGCCTTTGGCTATATCGCCTGCGCCGCGTCGGGAGAAGGCAATTGA